A region of Leifsonia xyli DNA encodes the following proteins:
- a CDS encoding ABC transporter, producing the protein MTAITTITPPSERNLKNLVSVRQTLANTLTMARRGLLKVRRTPEQLFDVTLQPVIFTVMFAWLFGGAIAGSVDAYLPQLIPGILVQTVITASVVTGVQLREDMDKGVFDRFKSLPIARIAPLSGALLADTLRYAIATTITFLVGFAMGYRPGAGFGFAALGGLLVVVCAWAISWIFAFFGVIARTAGSVQGISFLILFPLTFFSNAFVSPSTLPAWLEWFVNINPVSHLVTAVRDLANNGTFGADGWIALLGAAVIVAVFAPLTVRAYMRKA; encoded by the coding sequence ATGACCGCCATCACCACCATCACGCCGCCCTCGGAGCGGAACCTGAAGAACCTCGTCAGCGTGCGCCAGACGCTCGCGAACACCCTGACGATGGCCCGCCGCGGCCTCCTGAAGGTGCGGCGCACGCCCGAGCAGCTGTTCGACGTGACGCTGCAGCCGGTCATCTTCACCGTCATGTTCGCGTGGCTGTTCGGCGGCGCGATCGCGGGGAGCGTGGATGCGTACCTCCCCCAGCTCATCCCCGGCATCCTGGTCCAGACCGTGATCACGGCGTCCGTCGTGACCGGCGTCCAGCTCCGCGAGGACATGGACAAGGGCGTGTTCGACCGCTTCAAGTCGCTGCCGATCGCCCGCATCGCACCGCTGTCCGGCGCGCTGCTCGCCGACACCCTGCGTTACGCGATCGCGACGACGATCACCTTCCTCGTCGGCTTCGCCATGGGCTATCGCCCCGGCGCCGGCTTCGGCTTCGCTGCGCTCGGCGGACTGCTCGTGGTGGTCTGCGCCTGGGCGATCAGCTGGATCTTCGCCTTCTTCGGCGTGATCGCCCGGACGGCCGGATCGGTGCAGGGCATCTCGTTCCTCATCCTGTTCCCGCTGACGTTCTTCTCGAACGCGTTCGTCTCGCCGAGCACGCTCCCGGCGTGGCTGGAGTGGTTCGTGAACATCAACCCGGTGTCGCACCTCGTGACCGCGGTGCGCGACCTCGCCAACAACGGCACCTTCGGCGCCGACGGCTGGATCGCCCTCCTGGGCGCGGCCGTGATCGTGGCGGTCTTCGCGCCGCTCACGGTGCGGGCCTACATGCGGAAGGCCTGA
- a CDS encoding O-acetylhomoserine aminocarboxypropyltransferase (catalyzes the formation of L-methionine and acetate from O-acetyl-L-homoserine and methanethiol) → MADREYGFRTRAIHAGNIPDPVTGARALPIYQTSAFVFDDTADAAARFALQKYGNIYSRLANPTVASFEERIASLEGGLGAVATASGLAAQYITFASLAGAGDHIVASANLYGGSITQLDVTLRRFGVDTTFVQSSDPADYAAAITERTKILFAETIANPSGEIADIEGLAEVAHAAGIPLAIDSTIATPYLNRPIEWGADIVIHSATKFLGGHGTTLGGVVVESGRFDWHSDKFPLFGQPVPSYGGLQWSGNFGEYAFLTRLRAEQLRDIGPVLAPHSAFLLAQGVETLPYRIQAHVDNARRVAEWLDADPRIETVSWAGLPEHPHHERAQKYLPLGPGSVFSFEVKGGRAVGQKLIESVNLASHLANIGDAKTLVIHPASTTHAQLTEQQLVDAGVRPGGVRISVGIEDVDDIIYDLDQALTIAVEEAA, encoded by the coding sequence ATGGCTGATCGCGAATACGGCTTCCGCACGCGGGCGATCCACGCGGGCAACATCCCCGACCCGGTGACCGGCGCCCGTGCGCTGCCGATCTACCAGACGAGCGCGTTCGTGTTCGACGACACCGCAGATGCCGCTGCGCGGTTCGCCCTGCAGAAGTACGGCAACATCTACTCGCGGCTCGCCAATCCGACCGTCGCGTCGTTCGAGGAGCGCATCGCCAGCCTCGAGGGCGGTCTCGGCGCGGTCGCGACCGCCTCCGGCCTCGCCGCGCAGTACATCACCTTCGCGTCGCTCGCCGGCGCCGGCGACCACATCGTCGCGTCCGCCAACCTCTACGGCGGCTCGATCACCCAGCTGGATGTGACGCTGCGGCGCTTCGGCGTCGACACGACGTTCGTGCAGAGCTCCGACCCGGCCGACTACGCCGCGGCGATCACCGAGCGCACCAAGATCCTGTTCGCCGAGACCATCGCGAATCCGTCGGGCGAGATCGCCGACATCGAAGGGCTGGCCGAGGTCGCGCACGCGGCGGGCATCCCGCTCGCCATCGACTCCACCATCGCGACCCCGTACCTCAACCGGCCGATCGAGTGGGGCGCCGACATCGTCATCCACTCTGCGACGAAGTTCCTCGGGGGCCATGGCACGACCCTCGGCGGCGTCGTGGTCGAGAGCGGCCGCTTCGACTGGCACTCCGACAAGTTCCCGCTGTTCGGGCAGCCGGTGCCGTCGTACGGCGGGCTGCAGTGGTCGGGCAACTTCGGCGAGTACGCCTTCCTCACCCGCCTGCGGGCCGAGCAGCTGCGCGACATCGGGCCGGTGCTCGCGCCCCATTCCGCGTTCCTGCTGGCGCAGGGCGTCGAGACGCTCCCCTACCGCATCCAGGCGCACGTCGACAACGCCCGCAGGGTCGCCGAGTGGCTGGATGCGGACCCCCGCATCGAGACGGTCTCCTGGGCCGGCCTGCCTGAGCACCCGCACCACGAGCGCGCGCAGAAGTACCTGCCCCTCGGGCCGGGCAGCGTGTTCAGCTTCGAGGTGAAGGGCGGCCGCGCGGTCGGGCAGAAGCTGATCGAGTCGGTGAACCTGGCCAGCCACCTGGCGAACATCGGCGACGCGAAGACGCTGGTGATCCATCCCGCGTCCACCACCCATGCTCAGCTCACGGAGCAGCAGCTCGTCGACGCGGGCGTGCGACCGGGCGGCGTGCGGATCAGCGTCGGCATCGAGGATGTCGACGACATCATCTACGATCTCGACCAGGCGCTCACCATCGCGGTCGAGGAGGCAGCATGA
- a CDS encoding deoxyribonuclease codes for MTDPSFVRQRHVTDGRDLAYPPLPEALTVPVYDNHTHLEMSDGDEPLDYREHLDRASSVGVRGVVQVGNDVETSRWSAETAAIEPRMLAAVALHPNDAPDYAERGELDDALAVIAELAGRPRVRAVGETGLDFFRTEGGPRREAQFRSFEAHIEIAKQNDIALQIHDRDAHADVVATLKRVGAPERTVFHCFSGDVELARICADNGWYMSFAGNVTFKNAPNLREALASAPRHLIMVETDAPFLTPTPFRGRPNAPYLIPHTLRAMAEIIGTDASTLAAQITSNTELVYGRWDSEPVGPPPTAPIGIIA; via the coding sequence ATGACGGACCCGTCGTTCGTCCGCCAGCGCCACGTCACCGACGGCCGCGACCTGGCGTACCCGCCGCTGCCCGAGGCGCTCACCGTCCCGGTCTACGACAACCACACGCACCTCGAGATGAGCGACGGCGATGAGCCGCTCGACTACCGCGAGCACCTCGACCGCGCCTCCAGCGTCGGCGTGCGCGGGGTCGTCCAGGTCGGCAACGACGTGGAGACCTCGCGCTGGTCGGCCGAGACCGCGGCCATCGAGCCCCGGATGCTCGCGGCCGTCGCCCTCCACCCCAACGACGCTCCCGACTACGCCGAGCGCGGCGAGCTGGACGACGCCCTGGCGGTGATCGCCGAACTCGCCGGGCGGCCGCGGGTGCGCGCCGTCGGGGAGACCGGGCTCGACTTCTTCCGCACCGAGGGGGGCCCGCGGCGCGAGGCGCAGTTCCGGTCATTCGAGGCGCACATCGAGATCGCCAAGCAGAACGACATCGCGCTGCAGATCCACGACCGCGACGCGCACGCCGACGTCGTCGCCACGCTCAAGCGCGTCGGGGCGCCCGAGCGGACCGTGTTCCACTGCTTCTCCGGCGACGTCGAACTCGCCCGCATCTGCGCCGACAACGGCTGGTACATGTCCTTCGCCGGCAACGTCACCTTCAAGAACGCCCCGAACCTGCGCGAGGCGCTCGCCTCCGCGCCGCGTCACCTGATCATGGTCGAGACGGACGCCCCCTTCCTCACGCCGACGCCGTTCCGCGGCCGCCCGAACGCGCCGTACCTGATCCCGCACACCCTCCGCGCCATGGCCGAGATCATCGGCACCGACGCCTCCACTCTCGCCGCACAGATCACCTCCAACACCGAGCTCGTCTACGGCCGCTGGGACAGCGAGCCGGTCGGGCCGCCGCCCACCGCGCCGATCGGGATCATCGCGTGA
- a CDS encoding methionine--tRNA ligase, translating to MSDGSSFYITTPIFYVNDVPHIGHAYTEVAADVLARWHRQAGDDTWLLTGTDEHGQKILRTATANGTTPKEWADKLVGEEWLPLLKTIDISNDDFIRTTDERHEVNVQKFLQKLYDDGYIYAGEYEALYCVGCEEFKPQSEIVDGTGEYEGQKVCAIHSKPLELLQEKNYFFRMSQFADRLLSLYEERPDFVQPESARNEVVSFVRQGLSDLSISRSSFDWGIKVPWDESHVVYVWFDALLNYITAVGYGQDDEEFGRRWPANHLVGKDILRFHAVIWPAMLMAAGLDVPKRVFGHGWLLVGGEKMSKSKLTGIAPTQITDTFGSDAFRYYFMRAINFGQDGSFSWEDLAARYQAELANGFGNLASRVIAMVTRYFEGIVPPAGEYHEVDLHVQEVVRTAAADADAAISRLAIHDALTAVWRIVDELNGYITEQEPWTLAKDDAQRERLGTVLYTAAEGLRALAVLLSPVIPGATAKLWESLGVEGELGALTAQSLRTAGEWGQLPAGTEVNGLAALFPRIDAEAVATV from the coding sequence ATGTCCGATGGCTCTTCCTTCTACATCACCACGCCGATCTTCTACGTGAATGATGTCCCGCACATCGGGCATGCGTACACGGAGGTCGCGGCAGATGTCCTGGCCCGCTGGCACCGCCAGGCCGGCGACGACACCTGGCTGCTGACCGGCACTGACGAGCACGGCCAGAAGATCCTGCGCACCGCCACCGCCAACGGCACGACGCCCAAGGAATGGGCCGACAAGCTCGTGGGCGAGGAGTGGCTGCCGCTGCTGAAGACCATCGACATTTCGAACGACGACTTCATCCGCACCACCGACGAGCGGCACGAGGTCAACGTCCAGAAGTTCCTGCAGAAGCTCTACGACGACGGCTACATCTACGCCGGTGAGTACGAGGCGCTGTACTGCGTGGGCTGCGAGGAGTTCAAGCCGCAGAGCGAGATCGTCGACGGCACGGGGGAGTACGAGGGCCAGAAGGTCTGCGCGATCCACTCCAAGCCGCTCGAGCTGCTGCAGGAGAAGAACTACTTCTTCCGCATGAGCCAGTTCGCCGACCGTCTGCTGTCGCTCTACGAGGAGCGGCCCGACTTCGTGCAGCCGGAGTCGGCGCGCAACGAGGTGGTCAGCTTCGTGCGCCAGGGCCTGAGCGACCTGTCGATCTCGCGCTCGAGCTTCGACTGGGGCATCAAGGTGCCGTGGGACGAGTCGCACGTGGTCTACGTGTGGTTCGACGCGCTGCTCAACTACATCACCGCCGTCGGTTACGGGCAGGACGACGAGGAGTTCGGCCGCCGCTGGCCCGCGAACCACCTGGTCGGCAAAGACATCCTGCGCTTCCACGCCGTCATCTGGCCGGCGATGCTGATGGCCGCGGGGCTCGACGTCCCGAAGCGCGTCTTCGGCCACGGCTGGCTGCTCGTCGGCGGCGAGAAGATGTCCAAGTCCAAGCTGACCGGCATCGCGCCGACGCAGATCACCGACACCTTCGGGTCGGACGCCTTCCGGTACTACTTCATGCGCGCCATCAACTTCGGGCAGGACGGCTCGTTCAGCTGGGAGGACCTTGCGGCGCGGTACCAGGCCGAGCTCGCGAACGGCTTCGGCAACCTCGCCTCGCGGGTGATCGCCATGGTCACGCGCTACTTCGAGGGCATCGTGCCGCCGGCGGGCGAGTACCACGAGGTCGACCTCCACGTGCAGGAGGTCGTGCGCACCGCGGCGGCCGACGCCGACGCGGCGATCTCGCGGCTGGCGATCCACGACGCGCTGACCGCCGTCTGGCGGATCGTCGACGAGCTCAACGGCTACATCACCGAGCAGGAGCCGTGGACGCTCGCGAAGGACGACGCGCAGCGCGAGCGTCTCGGCACGGTGCTGTACACCGCCGCCGAGGGCCTCCGTGCGCTCGCCGTGCTGCTGTCGCCGGTCATCCCGGGCGCGACCGCCAAGCTCTGGGAGTCGCTGGGCGTCGAGGGTGAGCTGGGTGCGCTCACCGCGCAGTCGCTGCGCACGGCAGGCGAGTGGGGGCAGCTGCCCGCCGGCACCGAGGTCAACGGGCTCGCCGCGCTGTTCCCGCGGATCGACGCGGAGGCGGTCGCCACGGTATGA
- a CDS encoding ABC transporter — protein sequence MTRSSEWAVEAHGLVKTFGDNRAVDGVDLTVRAGAVYGVLGPNGAGKTTTISMLATLLKPDAGEAFIFGHDIRREQQVVRQLIGVTAQFASVDETLSANENLMIFSRLLGLSGREARAKTAELLEEFGLTDAAKRPLKKFSGGMRRRLDLAASLIAQPPLIFLDEPTTGLDPRTRAQMWDTIRRLVSTGSTVLLTTQYLDEADQLADRIAVIDRGRVVAEGTADELKASVGESSLQLRLADPADIEDARRAIQTVLGVDAVVSPEGSRITAPMRDADAVTDLFVTFREAGIHLQEMSVQKPTLDEVFLTLTGHGVTDENSDEKSDEESAEEEVHA from the coding sequence ATGACTCGAAGCTCGGAGTGGGCCGTCGAAGCCCACGGGCTCGTCAAGACCTTCGGCGACAACCGCGCGGTCGACGGCGTCGACCTCACCGTGCGCGCCGGCGCCGTCTACGGCGTCCTCGGCCCGAACGGGGCCGGCAAGACCACCACCATCTCCATGCTCGCCACCCTGCTGAAGCCGGACGCGGGCGAGGCCTTCATCTTCGGCCACGACATCCGCCGCGAGCAGCAGGTCGTCCGCCAGCTCATCGGCGTGACCGCCCAGTTCGCGTCCGTCGACGAGACGCTGTCGGCCAACGAGAACCTGATGATCTTCTCCCGCCTGCTCGGCCTGTCCGGCCGCGAGGCGCGCGCCAAGACGGCCGAACTGCTCGAGGAGTTCGGGCTCACGGACGCGGCCAAGCGCCCGCTGAAGAAGTTCTCCGGCGGCATGCGCCGCCGCCTCGACCTGGCCGCCAGCCTCATCGCCCAGCCGCCGCTCATCTTCCTCGACGAGCCGACCACCGGGCTCGACCCACGGACCCGCGCGCAGATGTGGGACACCATCCGGCGTCTGGTCTCCACCGGCTCCACGGTGCTGCTCACCACGCAGTACCTGGACGAGGCCGACCAGCTGGCCGACCGGATCGCGGTCATCGACCGCGGCCGCGTCGTCGCCGAGGGCACCGCCGACGAGCTGAAGGCGTCGGTCGGCGAGTCGTCGCTGCAGTTGCGCCTGGCCGACCCGGCCGACATCGAGGACGCGCGCCGCGCGATCCAGACCGTGCTCGGTGTGGATGCGGTCGTCTCGCCCGAAGGCTCTCGCATCACCGCGCCCATGCGGGATGCGGACGCGGTCACCGACCTCTTCGTGACCTTCCGCGAGGCCGGCATCCACCTGCAGGAGATGTCCGTGCAGAAGCCCACGCTCGACGAGGTGTTCCTCACCCTCACCGGCCACGGCGTCACGGATGAGAACAGCGACGAGAAGTCGGACGAGGAGTCCGCGGAAGAAGAGGTCCACGCATGA
- a CDS encoding 16S rRNA (adenine(1518)-N(6)/adenine(1519)-N(6))-dimethyltransferase produces MSELRLLGPAEIRDLAELLDVTPTKKLGQNFVIDANTVRRIVRVAEVQPGDRVVEIGPGLGSLTLGLLEAGADVIAVEIDGRLAAQLPITVAQLAPAAAARLTVVHKDALAITELPADPVRLVANLPYNVSVPVLLHFLERFPSLRSGVVMVQAEVGHRIAAQPGSKVYGAPSVKAAWYGTWRTAGSVSRQIFWPVPNVDSVLVGFERHDQQPGDETLRRRTFALVDAAFQQRRKTLRQALAPVFGDPTSAATALEAAGLEPSLRGEQLALADFARLASVSVA; encoded by the coding sequence GTGAGCGAACTGCGCCTGCTGGGCCCCGCCGAGATCCGCGACCTCGCCGAGCTGCTCGACGTCACCCCGACCAAGAAGCTCGGCCAGAACTTCGTCATCGACGCCAACACGGTCCGCCGCATCGTCCGTGTCGCCGAGGTGCAGCCCGGCGACCGCGTGGTCGAGATCGGCCCGGGCCTCGGCTCGCTGACGCTCGGCCTGCTCGAAGCCGGCGCCGACGTCATCGCCGTCGAGATCGACGGCCGCCTGGCCGCGCAGCTTCCGATCACCGTCGCCCAGCTCGCGCCCGCCGCCGCCGCGCGCCTGACCGTCGTCCACAAGGACGCTCTCGCCATCACCGAGCTCCCCGCGGATCCCGTGCGCCTGGTCGCCAACCTCCCGTACAACGTGTCCGTTCCCGTCCTGCTGCACTTCCTGGAGCGCTTCCCGAGCCTCCGGTCGGGCGTCGTCATGGTGCAGGCCGAGGTCGGCCACCGCATCGCGGCGCAGCCCGGGTCGAAGGTCTACGGCGCTCCGAGCGTGAAGGCGGCCTGGTACGGCACCTGGCGCACTGCCGGCTCGGTGAGCCGTCAGATCTTCTGGCCGGTGCCGAACGTCGACTCGGTGCTCGTCGGCTTCGAGCGCCACGATCAGCAGCCCGGTGACGAGACGCTGCGCCGGCGCACGTTCGCGCTCGTCGACGCGGCCTTCCAGCAGCGCCGCAAGACGCTGCGTCAGGCGCTCGCACCCGTGTTCGGGGACCCGACGTCGGCCGCGACGGCCCTCGAAGCGGCGGGCCTCGAACCGAGCCTGCGCGGCGAGCAGCTGGCGCTCGCGGACTTCGCCCGGCTCGCATCCGTTTCGGTCGCGTAA
- a CDS encoding 4-(cytidine 5'-diphospho)-2-C-methyl-D-erythritol kinase (catalyzes the phosphorylation of 4-diphosphocytidyl-2-C-methyl-D-erythritol in the nonmevalonate pathway of isoprenoid biosynthesis), giving the protein MVDGWDVDSVHVRAPGKINVFMRVGAVMEDGYHDVATAYQAVSLYEDVRAYPDDEFSLSFGGSIDTSSLPVDDSNLALKAARLLARRTGYTGGVRLEIDKNVPIAGGMGGGSADAAATLVACDALWGTDVGRDELHALAARLGADVPFALVGGTAIGTGRGDQLSPALATGQFHWVLALPDGELSTPRVYSELDRHRERHARDIAPAQLTPSVDSAVLHALRAGDPAMLAEALTNDLQAPAIHLAPEIADVIELGEMNGALAGIVSGSGPTVAFLTADLDSALDLQIALSASRVKAVRATGPVHGARIVGD; this is encoded by the coding sequence ATGGTGGACGGGTGGGACGTTGACAGCGTGCACGTTCGCGCTCCCGGCAAGATCAACGTCTTCATGCGCGTCGGCGCCGTCATGGAGGACGGCTACCACGACGTCGCGACCGCCTACCAGGCCGTCTCTCTCTACGAGGACGTGCGCGCCTACCCGGACGACGAGTTCTCCCTCAGCTTCGGCGGCTCCATCGACACGAGCAGCCTGCCGGTCGACGACTCCAACCTCGCGCTGAAGGCCGCTCGCCTCCTGGCGCGGCGCACCGGGTACACCGGCGGCGTGCGCCTCGAGATCGACAAGAACGTGCCGATCGCGGGCGGCATGGGCGGCGGCTCGGCCGACGCCGCCGCGACACTCGTCGCGTGCGACGCCCTCTGGGGCACCGATGTCGGCCGCGACGAGCTGCACGCGCTGGCCGCGCGCCTGGGCGCCGACGTGCCGTTCGCCCTGGTCGGAGGCACGGCGATCGGGACGGGCCGCGGCGACCAGCTCAGCCCGGCGCTGGCGACCGGCCAGTTCCACTGGGTGCTCGCGCTCCCCGACGGCGAACTCAGCACCCCGCGCGTCTACAGCGAGCTCGACAGGCACCGCGAACGTCACGCTCGCGACATCGCGCCGGCGCAGCTGACGCCGAGCGTCGACTCGGCCGTGCTGCACGCCCTCCGGGCCGGCGACCCGGCGATGCTCGCCGAGGCGCTGACCAACGACCTGCAGGCGCCGGCCATCCACCTCGCCCCGGAGATCGCCGACGTCATCGAACTGGGGGAGATGAACGGCGCGCTCGCCGGCATCGTCTCGGGCTCGGGCCCCACGGTGGCGTTCCTGACCGCCGACCTCGACTCGGCGCTCGACCTGCAGATCGCGCTGAGCGCCTCCCGCGTCAAGGCCGTTCGGGCCACCGGGCCGGTGCACGGCGCGCGCATCGTCGGGGACTGA
- a CDS encoding rRNA (cytidine-2'-O-)-methyltransferase, whose amino-acid sequence MIILAATPIGNLGDASRRLIEVLDSATVVAAEDTRVAQRLLAGLGVENRPRLIALHDHNERDRAAELVELARDQDVVLLSDAGMPTVSDPGFHLVEAAAAAGVGVTALPGPSAVLTALAVSGLPTDRFTFEGFLPRKQGERTSTLRALAAEPRTMVFFESPNRLAASLADIAAVFGDDRRAVVCRELTKLYEEVRRGTAAELAEWAAEGVRGEIVIVVAGAPARAADPDAAVGQVLALVAEGTRLKDAAAEVAEATGLGKRDLYQAALAKRSPQAE is encoded by the coding sequence ATGATCATCCTCGCCGCCACGCCCATCGGCAACCTGGGCGACGCCTCCCGTCGCCTCATCGAGGTGCTCGACAGCGCGACCGTCGTGGCGGCGGAGGACACCCGCGTGGCGCAGCGGCTGCTGGCCGGCCTCGGTGTCGAGAACAGGCCGCGCCTCATCGCCCTTCACGACCACAACGAGCGCGACCGCGCCGCCGAGCTGGTCGAGCTGGCACGCGATCAGGATGTGGTCCTGCTGTCCGACGCCGGGATGCCGACGGTTAGCGACCCCGGCTTCCACCTGGTCGAGGCGGCGGCCGCGGCAGGCGTCGGCGTGACGGCGCTGCCCGGCCCGTCGGCGGTGCTCACGGCGCTCGCCGTATCGGGGCTGCCGACCGACCGGTTCACCTTCGAGGGCTTCCTGCCCAGGAAGCAGGGCGAGCGGACGTCGACGCTGCGTGCGCTCGCCGCCGAGCCGCGCACGATGGTGTTCTTCGAGTCGCCCAACCGGCTCGCCGCGTCCCTCGCCGACATCGCCGCGGTGTTCGGCGACGACCGGCGGGCGGTGGTCTGCCGAGAGCTGACGAAGCTGTACGAGGAGGTCCGCCGCGGCACGGCTGCCGAGCTCGCGGAATGGGCGGCCGAGGGCGTCCGCGGCGAGATCGTGATCGTGGTGGCCGGCGCGCCAGCGCGGGCGGCCGATCCCGACGCGGCGGTGGGGCAGGTGCTGGCGCTGGTGGCCGAAGGAACGCGGCTGAAGGACGCGGCGGCCGAGGTCGCGGAGGCGACCGGACTCGGCAAGCGCGACCTCTATCAGGCGGCGCTGGCGAAGCGTTCTCCACAGGCGGAGTAA
- a CDS encoding ligand-binding protein SH3: MSWIVLVLSGVLEAVWATALGKSDGFTRLWPTVLFAGALVASMGGLAFAMREIQTGTAYAVWVGIGAGLTVLYAMVFGGDGFSLVKALLIVGLVGCVIGLKLVE, translated from the coding sequence ATGTCCTGGATCGTCCTCGTCCTCTCGGGTGTCCTCGAAGCCGTATGGGCGACCGCCCTCGGCAAGTCGGACGGGTTCACCCGGCTGTGGCCGACCGTCCTCTTCGCCGGCGCGCTCGTCGCGTCCATGGGCGGGCTCGCCTTCGCCATGCGCGAGATCCAGACGGGCACCGCGTACGCCGTCTGGGTGGGTATCGGCGCGGGGCTCACCGTCCTCTACGCGATGGTGTTCGGCGGCGACGGGTTCTCGCTGGTGAAGGCGCTCCTGATCGTCGGCCTCGTCGGGTGCGTGATCGGGCTGAAGCTGGTCGAGTAG
- a CDS encoding peptidase S53, whose product MTDAEQPLDLVPLPGSERPERSGFRAHGGLAPGSRIEATLVLRRRAELPASAFTQPIGREEFAERYGASPDDVELVRSTLEGLGLTVEDVDAAARRVRVSGPVETVARVFGTDLAESTPEDAGDDAPTYRQRSGGLSIPAALAGVVTAVLGLDDRPQARAQFRYVPAAAVNTSYTPPQLGTVYAFPEGTDGSGQTIAIIELGGGYVQSDLDTYFAGLGIPTPSVTAVGVDGGKNAPDGNPNGADGEVMLDIEVAGALAPGASIVVYFAPNTDAGFLDAVTTAAHADPTPAAISISWGQSEDQWTAQARTAFDEALQDAAALGVTTTAAAGDDGSSDRVGDGRPHVDFPASSPHALACGGTRLEADTTTGAVRSETVWNNGSGGGATGGGVSAVFPLPSWQKGVGVPSGAEGTDAGGTANGPGGRGVPDVSAVADPQTGYRVRVDGQDTVIGGTSAVAPLWAALVARLAQSTGKPLGLAQPALYDSIGAGQVADGFRDITAGNNGSYTATAGWDACTGLGVPDGTKLLSAL is encoded by the coding sequence ATGACGGATGCCGAACAGCCTCTCGACCTTGTCCCCCTCCCCGGGAGCGAGCGCCCCGAGCGCTCGGGCTTCCGCGCCCACGGCGGTCTCGCTCCGGGCTCCCGGATCGAGGCGACGCTCGTGCTGCGCCGGCGCGCCGAGCTGCCAGCGAGCGCCTTCACGCAGCCCATCGGCCGCGAGGAGTTCGCCGAGCGGTACGGAGCATCACCCGACGACGTGGAGCTGGTCCGCAGCACACTGGAGGGCCTCGGCCTGACGGTGGAGGACGTGGATGCGGCAGCGCGGCGCGTCCGCGTGTCCGGCCCGGTGGAGACGGTCGCCCGCGTCTTCGGGACCGACCTCGCCGAGTCGACCCCGGAGGACGCCGGCGACGACGCGCCGACCTACCGGCAGCGGTCCGGCGGCCTCAGCATCCCGGCGGCGCTCGCGGGCGTCGTCACGGCCGTGCTCGGCCTTGACGACCGGCCGCAGGCGCGCGCGCAGTTCCGGTACGTGCCGGCGGCGGCCGTGAACACCAGCTACACGCCGCCCCAGCTCGGGACGGTGTACGCGTTCCCCGAGGGCACCGACGGCTCCGGACAGACCATCGCGATCATCGAGCTGGGCGGCGGCTACGTGCAGTCCGATCTCGACACCTACTTCGCGGGACTCGGCATCCCGACGCCGTCGGTCACGGCGGTCGGGGTGGACGGCGGCAAGAACGCGCCGGACGGCAATCCCAATGGCGCCGACGGCGAGGTCATGCTCGACATCGAGGTGGCGGGAGCCCTGGCGCCGGGCGCCTCGATCGTCGTCTACTTCGCGCCGAACACCGACGCGGGCTTCCTGGATGCGGTCACCACCGCCGCGCACGCCGATCCGACCCCCGCCGCGATCAGCATCAGCTGGGGCCAGTCCGAGGACCAGTGGACCGCCCAGGCCCGCACCGCCTTCGACGAGGCGCTGCAGGATGCGGCGGCGCTCGGCGTGACGACCACCGCGGCCGCCGGCGACGACGGCAGCAGCGACCGTGTCGGCGACGGGCGTCCGCACGTGGACTTCCCCGCGTCCTCCCCCCATGCGCTCGCCTGCGGCGGCACGCGGCTCGAGGCCGACACCACGACCGGTGCCGTCCGCTCCGAGACCGTGTGGAACAACGGCAGCGGCGGCGGCGCGACCGGAGGCGGCGTCAGCGCCGTCTTCCCGTTGCCCTCTTGGCAGAAGGGCGTAGGCGTCCCGTCAGGCGCGGAAGGCACGGATGCCGGCGGCACCGCGAACGGTCCGGGCGGACGCGGGGTGCCCGACGTCTCGGCGGTGGCCGATCCGCAGACCGGGTACCGCGTCCGCGTCGACGGTCAGGACACGGTGATCGGCGGCACGAGCGCCGTCGCCCCGCTGTGGGCGGCGCTCGTCGCACGGTTGGCGCAGTCGACGGGAAAGCCGCTCGGACTCGCGCAGCCGGCGCTGTACGACTCCATCGGGGCGGGGCAGGTGGCGGACGGCTTCCGCGACATCACCGCCGGCAACAACGGCTCGTACACCGCGACCGCCGGCTGGGACGCGTGCACCGGGCTCGGGGTGCCGGACGGCACGAAGCTGCTGTCTGCGCTGTGA